A DNA window from Doryrhamphus excisus isolate RoL2022-K1 chromosome 2, RoL_Dexc_1.0, whole genome shotgun sequence contains the following coding sequences:
- the zdhhc8a gene encoding palmitoyltransferase ZDHHC8B isoform X4, with the protein MPGSGADSLKASAFIPVCTAACLLVGSTSLFFVFTCPWLAVTICPAVPPCCAVLFLFVLANFTMATFMDAGVLPMANEDEDKDDEFRAPLYKNVDVRGIQVRMKWCASCHFYRPPRCSHCSVCDRCVEDFDHHCPWVNNCIGRRNYRYFFLFLLSLTGHMVCVFSFGLMYILHHMDDLWKLHCTVTLVVISISGLFLLPVLGLTGFHLFLVSRGRTTNEQVTGKFHGGVNPFTRGCCNNLEYLVCSPTSPSYTARPRKKSVIHIQPPFLRPEIDRQTLVKVTDNGKHSQDLQNKRSSAGVVVEQSDTKQQKSPPPLPPKPEHGLLKSHLASMEETGHHTKSIIPVSIPTVPQLRPVLEAISRGSSPIPPEQLLKPSEQQGDSKSPDLNGSPVRGTLPPLQATSTISGAVQFSSMTLNSRSLKHGTGSGRHHGCKSQLPSAHADPGPATPSLLASHSSYDNLMDPQCGAQRAAPTVSFFMSLGPDGGVVQRPPALAYTPQAYSPVFMGVTRQSPQPRDTSPSLPGLAPRDPSPSFAVGYIQREPPFVGSALAMRDMKTHSLSSTPQKSTAATVTSRYDTFSKSLISSIHERREMEDRERMLRLQARSQALYGPDASIYDIPCRRSLPPDNGRPQGARGPTPPAYGSREFLMSTGILGYGLRTSPLSSSSTSSLSRGPNKTSPLQSGSSCSLQGKARSSSPGYCPPERQTSTCTLPRLPSSTTPSTIAPPYASYGTAKRPSLAEGKDSVSVGVLK; encoded by the exons ATGCCCGGCAGCGGCGCCGACTCGCTAAAAGCGTCCGCTTTTATTCCGGTGTGCACGGCAGCCTGCCTCCTGGTGGGATCCACGTCGCTCTTCTTCGTTTTCAC ATGCCCGTGGCTGGCCGTGACCATCTGCCCTGCCGTGCCGCCATGCTGTGCCGTCCTTTTCCTTTTCGTACTGGCCAacttcaccatggcaacattcATGGACGCTGGCGTTCTCCCCATGG CAAATGAGGATGAGGACAAGGACGATGAATTCCGGGCTCCCCTTTACAAGAACGTGGACGTGAGGGGCATCCAAGTGCGCATGAAGTGGTGCGCTTCCTGTCACTTCTACAGACCGCCACGCTGCTCACACTGCAGCGTGTGTGATCGCTGTGTGGAG GACTTTGACCATCACTGCCCTTGGGTCAACAACTGCATCGGGAGGAGGAACTACCGctacttcttcctcttccttttgTCCCTCACCGGTCACATGGTCTGCGTCTTCAGCTTCGGCCTCATGTACATCCTGCACCACATGGACGACCTGTGGAAGCTGCACTGCACCGTCAC CTTGGTGGTCATCAGTATATCGGGTCTCTTTCTCCTCCCGGTTCTGGGTCTGACTGGATTTCATCTCTTCCTCGTGTCCAGGGGACGCACCACCAATGAACAA GTAACCGGAAAGTTTCATGGAGGAGTGAATCCGTTTACACGCGGTTGTTGCAACAATCTGGAGTACCTCGTCTGCAGTCCCACCTCACCAAG CTACACAGCCAGGCCTCGTAAGAAGTCCGTGATCCACATCCAGCCTCCCTTCCTGAGACCTGAGATTGACAGGCAGACGTTGGTCAAAGTCACAGACAACGGCAAGCACAGCCaggaccttcaaaataaa CGTTCCTCCGCTGGAGTTGTGGTGGAGCAGTCGGatacaaaacagcagaaaagtCCGCCTCCGCTGCCACCAAAACCTGAACACGGGCTGCTGAAAAGCCACCTGGCATCCATGGAAG AGACGGGACATCACACCAAGTCCATCATTCCCGTGTCCATTCCCACTGTCCCACAGCTGAGACCGGTTCTGGAGGCCATATCCAGAGGATCCTCACCCATTCCTCCAGAGCAG ctgctgaAGCCCTCAGAGCAACAAGGGGACAGCAAAAGTCCAGACCTGAATGGAAGCCCTGTGAGAGGCACGCTGCCCCCCCTCCAGGCCACCAGCACCATCTCGGGCGCCGTGCAGTTCAGCTCTATGACCCTCAACTCCCGTTCACTCAAACATGGCACCGGCAGCGGTCGCCATCACGGCTGCAAATCCCAGTTGCCGTCCGCGCACGCCGATCCCGGTCCCGCCACCCCGAGTCTGCTGGCCAGTCATAGCAGTTACGATAACCTCATGGACCCCCAGTGTGGGGCCCAAAGAGCGGCTCCTACAGTCAGCTTCTTCATGAGCTTGGGTCCTGATGGCGGTGTGGTGCAGAGGCCCCCCGCTCTGGCCTACACACCTCAGGCATACAGCCCCGTCTTCATGGGGGTCACCCGACAATCCCCTCAGCCCAGAGACACCTCCCCTTCTTTGCCGGGTCTCGCCCCCAGAGACCCGTCCCCATCCTTCGCTGTAGGCTACATCCAAAGAGAGCCCCCTTTCGTGGGGTCAGCTCTAGCAATGCGAGACATGAAGACCCACAGTTTGAGCTCCACGCCCCAGAAGTCCACCGCTGCCACCGTCACATCACGGTATGACACCTTTTCCAAAAGCCTCATCTCGTCTATCCATGAGAGGCGTGAGATGGAGGACAGGGAGCGGATGCTGCGTCTGCAGGCCAGATCCCAAGCCCTCTACGGCCCCGACGCGTCCATCTACGACATCCCCTGCAGGAGGAGCCTCCCGCCGGACAACGGCCGACCCCAAGGCGCCCGAGGGCCAACGCCTCCTGCTTACGGCTCCAGGGAGTTCCTCATGAGCACGGGGATCCTGGGTTACGGCCTGAGGACGTCGCCTCTCTCCAGCTCGTCCACGTCGTCTCTGAGCCGAGGTCCCAATAAGACGTCTCCCCTGCAGAGCGGCAGTAGCTGCAGCTTGCAGGGTAAAGCGCGCTCATCCTCGCCGGGCTACTGTCCTCCTGAACGACAAACGTCAACGTGCACTCTGCCTCGTTTACCTTCTTCTACCACCCCCTCCACCATCGCTCCTCCGTATGCTTCCTACGGCACCGCAAAGCGACCGTCACTCGCGGAGGGGAAAGACTCAGTCAGCGTGGGAGTCTTGAAGTAA
- the LOC131111648 gene encoding cephalotocin receptor 2, with protein MDVEELIESIIRAFIFIAGVIGNNWLAVSSIPSKRSSLCTNELLFINLAVSNLITNYLVDLPDTIADFAGRWFLGEAYCAIFRFCADLSETSSIFTTFFISVFWRQKLVGSLKRGGAPVKLDNLCLVFCLLAGSWTTALVFSIPHFFFVNVEKTNETEEDCIDVFPDAFSRTTYDIFYLTLANALPLAGMLFASGQIVVTLLQNQQRIRSHPNSGLDNNNKVKDNAQESEVKTISGPSRGSPKHIYTGVPASTSCPQAGQASTLDSDPARAPPNQSKPSQARGKPNTNSQVRAAKSVVAVASVFLVCWLTHLLLRITNNFHTSSIVVEVASYIAASYTCIIPYIFLHGVKKLTCACKR; from the coding sequence ATGGATGTTGAGGAGTTGATTGAATCAATCATTCGAGCTTTCATATTTATAGCAGGTGTCATCGGCAACAACTGGTTGGCCGTAAGCTCCATCCCCTCCAAGAGATCCAGTTTGTGCACCAACGAGCTGCTGTTCATCAACCTGGCCGTGTCCAACCTGATCACAAACTACCTGGTGGATCTGCCCGATACTATTGCTGATTTCGCAGGGCGCTGGTTCCTGGGTGAAGCCTACTGCGCCATATTTCGCTTCTGTGCCGACCTGTCGGAGACCAGCAGCATCTTCACCACTTTCTTCATCAGCGTTTTCTGGCGCCAGAAGCTGGTGGGTTCCCTGAAGCGAGGTGGCGCCCCCGTGAAGCTGGACAATCTTTGTCTGGTGTTCTGCCTCCTGGCAGGGAGTTGGACCACAGCTTTGGTGTTCAGCATACCACACTTCTTCTTTGTAAACGTGGAAAAGACCAATGAGACCGAGGAAGACTGTATTGACGTCTTCCCCGATGCCTTTTCCAGGACAACTTATGATATATTTTATCTGACGCTGGCTAATGCGCTCCCTCTTGCTGGGATGTTGTTCGCCAGTGGTCAGATAGTGGTGACTTTGCTTCAGAACCAGCAACGCATCAGGAGTCATCCCAATTCCGGCctcgacaacaacaacaaggtgAAGGACAACGCTCAGGAAAGCGAGGTCAAGACTATTTCTGGACCAAGCAGAGGAAGCCCAAAGCACATTTACACAGGCGTTCCTGCCTCTACTTCCTGTCCTCAAGCAGGCCAAGCATCCACCCTTGACTCAGACCCAGCTAGAGCTCCACCGAACCAGTCCAAGCCTAGCCAGGCACGAGGGAAGCCCAACACTAACTCGCAAGTGAGAGCCGCCAAAAGTGTGGTGGCGGTGGCCAGCGTGTTTCTGGTCTGCTGGTTGACTCATCTACTTCTACGCATCACCAACAACTTCCACACCTCCTCCATCGTGGTGGAGGTGGCCAGCTACATCGCAGCCTCCTACACCTGCATTATCCCTTACATATTCCTACACGGAGTCAAAAAGCTCACTTGCGCTTGCAAAAGGTAG
- the zdhhc8a gene encoding palmitoyltransferase ZDHHC8B isoform X3, translating to MDTRKTTRFYFQATRDEFLDVLQMPVAGRDHLPCRAAMLCRPFPFRTGQLHHGNIHGRWRSPHGLVMLIPTVFFFLLVTCYPTCLISANEDEDKDDEFRAPLYKNVDVRGIQVRMKWCASCHFYRPPRCSHCSVCDRCVEDFDHHCPWVNNCIGRRNYRYFFLFLLSLTGHMVCVFSFGLMYILHHMDDLWKLHCTVTLVVISISGLFLLPVLGLTGFHLFLVSRGRTTNEQVTGKFHGGVNPFTRGCCNNLEYLVCSPTSPSYTARPRKKSVIHIQPPFLRPEIDRQTLVKVTDNGKHSQDLQNKRSSAGVVVEQSDTKQQKSPPPLPPKPEHGLLKSHLASMEETGHHTKSIIPVSIPTVPQLRPVLEAISRGSSPIPPEQLLKPSEQQGDSKSPDLNGSPVRGTLPPLQATSTISGAVQFSSMTLNSRSLKHGTGSGRHHGCKSQLPSAHADPGPATPSLLASHSSYDNLMDPQCGAQRAAPTVSFFMSLGPDGGVVQRPPALAYTPQAYSPVFMGVTRQSPQPRDTSPSLPGLAPRDPSPSFAVGYIQREPPFVGSALAMRDMKTHSLSSTPQKSTAATVTSRYDTFSKSLISSIHERREMEDRERMLRLQARSQALYGPDASIYDIPCRRSLPPDNGRPQGARGPTPPAYGSREFLMSTGILGYGLRTSPLSSSSTSSLSRGPNKTSPLQSGSSCSLQGKARSSSPGYCPPERQTSTCTLPRLPSSTTPSTIAPPYASYGTAKRPSLAEGKDSVSVGVLK from the exons ATGGATACTCGCAAGACGACAAGATTCTACTTCCAGGCAACACGGGATGAGTTTTTGGATGTTTTGCAGATGCCCGTGGCTGGCCGTGACCATCTGCCCTGCCGTGCCGCCATGCTGTGCCGTCCTTTTCCTTTTCGTACTGGCCAacttcaccatggcaacattcATGGACGCTGGCGTTCTCCCCATGGGTTAGTGATGTTAATCccaactgtctttttttttctgctagtCACATGTTATCCTACGTGTCTTATCTCAGCAAATGAGGATGAGGACAAGGACGATGAATTCCGGGCTCCCCTTTACAAGAACGTGGACGTGAGGGGCATCCAAGTGCGCATGAAGTGGTGCGCTTCCTGTCACTTCTACAGACCGCCACGCTGCTCACACTGCAGCGTGTGTGATCGCTGTGTGGAG GACTTTGACCATCACTGCCCTTGGGTCAACAACTGCATCGGGAGGAGGAACTACCGctacttcttcctcttccttttgTCCCTCACCGGTCACATGGTCTGCGTCTTCAGCTTCGGCCTCATGTACATCCTGCACCACATGGACGACCTGTGGAAGCTGCACTGCACCGTCAC CTTGGTGGTCATCAGTATATCGGGTCTCTTTCTCCTCCCGGTTCTGGGTCTGACTGGATTTCATCTCTTCCTCGTGTCCAGGGGACGCACCACCAATGAACAA GTAACCGGAAAGTTTCATGGAGGAGTGAATCCGTTTACACGCGGTTGTTGCAACAATCTGGAGTACCTCGTCTGCAGTCCCACCTCACCAAG CTACACAGCCAGGCCTCGTAAGAAGTCCGTGATCCACATCCAGCCTCCCTTCCTGAGACCTGAGATTGACAGGCAGACGTTGGTCAAAGTCACAGACAACGGCAAGCACAGCCaggaccttcaaaataaa CGTTCCTCCGCTGGAGTTGTGGTGGAGCAGTCGGatacaaaacagcagaaaagtCCGCCTCCGCTGCCACCAAAACCTGAACACGGGCTGCTGAAAAGCCACCTGGCATCCATGGAAG AGACGGGACATCACACCAAGTCCATCATTCCCGTGTCCATTCCCACTGTCCCACAGCTGAGACCGGTTCTGGAGGCCATATCCAGAGGATCCTCACCCATTCCTCCAGAGCAG ctgctgaAGCCCTCAGAGCAACAAGGGGACAGCAAAAGTCCAGACCTGAATGGAAGCCCTGTGAGAGGCACGCTGCCCCCCCTCCAGGCCACCAGCACCATCTCGGGCGCCGTGCAGTTCAGCTCTATGACCCTCAACTCCCGTTCACTCAAACATGGCACCGGCAGCGGTCGCCATCACGGCTGCAAATCCCAGTTGCCGTCCGCGCACGCCGATCCCGGTCCCGCCACCCCGAGTCTGCTGGCCAGTCATAGCAGTTACGATAACCTCATGGACCCCCAGTGTGGGGCCCAAAGAGCGGCTCCTACAGTCAGCTTCTTCATGAGCTTGGGTCCTGATGGCGGTGTGGTGCAGAGGCCCCCCGCTCTGGCCTACACACCTCAGGCATACAGCCCCGTCTTCATGGGGGTCACCCGACAATCCCCTCAGCCCAGAGACACCTCCCCTTCTTTGCCGGGTCTCGCCCCCAGAGACCCGTCCCCATCCTTCGCTGTAGGCTACATCCAAAGAGAGCCCCCTTTCGTGGGGTCAGCTCTAGCAATGCGAGACATGAAGACCCACAGTTTGAGCTCCACGCCCCAGAAGTCCACCGCTGCCACCGTCACATCACGGTATGACACCTTTTCCAAAAGCCTCATCTCGTCTATCCATGAGAGGCGTGAGATGGAGGACAGGGAGCGGATGCTGCGTCTGCAGGCCAGATCCCAAGCCCTCTACGGCCCCGACGCGTCCATCTACGACATCCCCTGCAGGAGGAGCCTCCCGCCGGACAACGGCCGACCCCAAGGCGCCCGAGGGCCAACGCCTCCTGCTTACGGCTCCAGGGAGTTCCTCATGAGCACGGGGATCCTGGGTTACGGCCTGAGGACGTCGCCTCTCTCCAGCTCGTCCACGTCGTCTCTGAGCCGAGGTCCCAATAAGACGTCTCCCCTGCAGAGCGGCAGTAGCTGCAGCTTGCAGGGTAAAGCGCGCTCATCCTCGCCGGGCTACTGTCCTCCTGAACGACAAACGTCAACGTGCACTCTGCCTCGTTTACCTTCTTCTACCACCCCCTCCACCATCGCTCCTCCGTATGCTTCCTACGGCACCGCAAAGCGACCGTCACTCGCGGAGGGGAAAGACTCAGTCAGCGTGGGAGTCTTGAAGTAA
- the zdhhc8a gene encoding palmitoyltransferase ZDHHC8B isoform X2 has product MPGSGADSLKASAFIPVCTAACLLVGSTSLFFVFTCPWLAVTICPAVPPCCAVLFLFVLANFTMATFMDAGVLPMANEDEDKDDEFRAPLYKNVDVRGIQVRMKWCASCHFYRPPRCSHCSVCDRCVEDFDHHCPWVNNCIGRRNYRYFFLFLLSLTGHMVCVFSFGLMYILHHMDDLWKLHCTVTYPSSPYCCSIYSCSSWSAFPSRSFHSLVVISISGLFLLPVLGLTGFHLFLVSRGRTTNEQVTGKFHGGVNPFTRGCCNNLEYLVCSPTSPSYTARPRKKSVIHIQPPFLRPEIDRQTLVKVTDNGKHSQDLQNKRSSAGVVVEQSDTKQQKSPPPLPPKPEHGLLKSHLASMEETGHHTKSIIPVSIPTVPQLRPVLEAISRGSSPIPPEQLLKPSEQQGDSKSPDLNGSPVRGTLPPLQATSTISGAVQFSSMTLNSRSLKHGTGSGRHHGCKSQLPSAHADPGPATPSLLASHSSYDNLMDPQCGAQRAAPTVSFFMSLGPDGGVVQRPPALAYTPQAYSPVFMGVTRQSPQPRDTSPSLPGLAPRDPSPSFAVGYIQREPPFVGSALAMRDMKTHSLSSTPQKSTAATVTSRYDTFSKSLISSIHERREMEDRERMLRLQARSQALYGPDASIYDIPCRRSLPPDNGRPQGARGPTPPAYGSREFLMSTGILGYGLRTSPLSSSSTSSLSRGPNKTSPLQSGSSCSLQGKARSSSPGYCPPERQTSTCTLPRLPSSTTPSTIAPPYASYGTAKRPSLAEGKDSVSVGVLK; this is encoded by the exons ATGCCCGGCAGCGGCGCCGACTCGCTAAAAGCGTCCGCTTTTATTCCGGTGTGCACGGCAGCCTGCCTCCTGGTGGGATCCACGTCGCTCTTCTTCGTTTTCAC ATGCCCGTGGCTGGCCGTGACCATCTGCCCTGCCGTGCCGCCATGCTGTGCCGTCCTTTTCCTTTTCGTACTGGCCAacttcaccatggcaacattcATGGACGCTGGCGTTCTCCCCATGG CAAATGAGGATGAGGACAAGGACGATGAATTCCGGGCTCCCCTTTACAAGAACGTGGACGTGAGGGGCATCCAAGTGCGCATGAAGTGGTGCGCTTCCTGTCACTTCTACAGACCGCCACGCTGCTCACACTGCAGCGTGTGTGATCGCTGTGTGGAG GACTTTGACCATCACTGCCCTTGGGTCAACAACTGCATCGGGAGGAGGAACTACCGctacttcttcctcttccttttgTCCCTCACCGGTCACATGGTCTGCGTCTTCAGCTTCGGCCTCATGTACATCCTGCACCACATGGACGACCTGTGGAAGCTGCACTGCACCGTCACGTATCCTTCCAGTCCATACTGTTGTTCTATCTACTCTTGTTCATCATGGAGCGCTTTTCCTTCACGGTCTTTTCACAGCTTGGTGGTCATCAGTATATCGGGTCTCTTTCTCCTCCCGGTTCTGGGTCTGACTGGATTTCATCTCTTCCTCGTGTCCAGGGGACGCACCACCAATGAACAA GTAACCGGAAAGTTTCATGGAGGAGTGAATCCGTTTACACGCGGTTGTTGCAACAATCTGGAGTACCTCGTCTGCAGTCCCACCTCACCAAG CTACACAGCCAGGCCTCGTAAGAAGTCCGTGATCCACATCCAGCCTCCCTTCCTGAGACCTGAGATTGACAGGCAGACGTTGGTCAAAGTCACAGACAACGGCAAGCACAGCCaggaccttcaaaataaa CGTTCCTCCGCTGGAGTTGTGGTGGAGCAGTCGGatacaaaacagcagaaaagtCCGCCTCCGCTGCCACCAAAACCTGAACACGGGCTGCTGAAAAGCCACCTGGCATCCATGGAAG AGACGGGACATCACACCAAGTCCATCATTCCCGTGTCCATTCCCACTGTCCCACAGCTGAGACCGGTTCTGGAGGCCATATCCAGAGGATCCTCACCCATTCCTCCAGAGCAG ctgctgaAGCCCTCAGAGCAACAAGGGGACAGCAAAAGTCCAGACCTGAATGGAAGCCCTGTGAGAGGCACGCTGCCCCCCCTCCAGGCCACCAGCACCATCTCGGGCGCCGTGCAGTTCAGCTCTATGACCCTCAACTCCCGTTCACTCAAACATGGCACCGGCAGCGGTCGCCATCACGGCTGCAAATCCCAGTTGCCGTCCGCGCACGCCGATCCCGGTCCCGCCACCCCGAGTCTGCTGGCCAGTCATAGCAGTTACGATAACCTCATGGACCCCCAGTGTGGGGCCCAAAGAGCGGCTCCTACAGTCAGCTTCTTCATGAGCTTGGGTCCTGATGGCGGTGTGGTGCAGAGGCCCCCCGCTCTGGCCTACACACCTCAGGCATACAGCCCCGTCTTCATGGGGGTCACCCGACAATCCCCTCAGCCCAGAGACACCTCCCCTTCTTTGCCGGGTCTCGCCCCCAGAGACCCGTCCCCATCCTTCGCTGTAGGCTACATCCAAAGAGAGCCCCCTTTCGTGGGGTCAGCTCTAGCAATGCGAGACATGAAGACCCACAGTTTGAGCTCCACGCCCCAGAAGTCCACCGCTGCCACCGTCACATCACGGTATGACACCTTTTCCAAAAGCCTCATCTCGTCTATCCATGAGAGGCGTGAGATGGAGGACAGGGAGCGGATGCTGCGTCTGCAGGCCAGATCCCAAGCCCTCTACGGCCCCGACGCGTCCATCTACGACATCCCCTGCAGGAGGAGCCTCCCGCCGGACAACGGCCGACCCCAAGGCGCCCGAGGGCCAACGCCTCCTGCTTACGGCTCCAGGGAGTTCCTCATGAGCACGGGGATCCTGGGTTACGGCCTGAGGACGTCGCCTCTCTCCAGCTCGTCCACGTCGTCTCTGAGCCGAGGTCCCAATAAGACGTCTCCCCTGCAGAGCGGCAGTAGCTGCAGCTTGCAGGGTAAAGCGCGCTCATCCTCGCCGGGCTACTGTCCTCCTGAACGACAAACGTCAACGTGCACTCTGCCTCGTTTACCTTCTTCTACCACCCCCTCCACCATCGCTCCTCCGTATGCTTCCTACGGCACCGCAAAGCGACCGTCACTCGCGGAGGGGAAAGACTCAGTCAGCGTGGGAGTCTTGAAGTAA
- the zdhhc8a gene encoding palmitoyltransferase ZDHHC8B isoform X1, producing MDTRKTTRFYFQATRDEFLDVLQMPVAGRDHLPCRAAMLCRPFPFRTGQLHHGNIHGRWRSPHGLVMLIPTVFFFLLVTCYPTCLISANEDEDKDDEFRAPLYKNVDVRGIQVRMKWCASCHFYRPPRCSHCSVCDRCVEDFDHHCPWVNNCIGRRNYRYFFLFLLSLTGHMVCVFSFGLMYILHHMDDLWKLHCTVTYPSSPYCCSIYSCSSWSAFPSRSFHSLVVISISGLFLLPVLGLTGFHLFLVSRGRTTNEQVTGKFHGGVNPFTRGCCNNLEYLVCSPTSPSYTARPRKKSVIHIQPPFLRPEIDRQTLVKVTDNGKHSQDLQNKRSSAGVVVEQSDTKQQKSPPPLPPKPEHGLLKSHLASMEETGHHTKSIIPVSIPTVPQLRPVLEAISRGSSPIPPEQLLKPSEQQGDSKSPDLNGSPVRGTLPPLQATSTISGAVQFSSMTLNSRSLKHGTGSGRHHGCKSQLPSAHADPGPATPSLLASHSSYDNLMDPQCGAQRAAPTVSFFMSLGPDGGVVQRPPALAYTPQAYSPVFMGVTRQSPQPRDTSPSLPGLAPRDPSPSFAVGYIQREPPFVGSALAMRDMKTHSLSSTPQKSTAATVTSRYDTFSKSLISSIHERREMEDRERMLRLQARSQALYGPDASIYDIPCRRSLPPDNGRPQGARGPTPPAYGSREFLMSTGILGYGLRTSPLSSSSTSSLSRGPNKTSPLQSGSSCSLQGKARSSSPGYCPPERQTSTCTLPRLPSSTTPSTIAPPYASYGTAKRPSLAEGKDSVSVGVLK from the exons ATGGATACTCGCAAGACGACAAGATTCTACTTCCAGGCAACACGGGATGAGTTTTTGGATGTTTTGCAGATGCCCGTGGCTGGCCGTGACCATCTGCCCTGCCGTGCCGCCATGCTGTGCCGTCCTTTTCCTTTTCGTACTGGCCAacttcaccatggcaacattcATGGACGCTGGCGTTCTCCCCATGGGTTAGTGATGTTAATCccaactgtctttttttttctgctagtCACATGTTATCCTACGTGTCTTATCTCAGCAAATGAGGATGAGGACAAGGACGATGAATTCCGGGCTCCCCTTTACAAGAACGTGGACGTGAGGGGCATCCAAGTGCGCATGAAGTGGTGCGCTTCCTGTCACTTCTACAGACCGCCACGCTGCTCACACTGCAGCGTGTGTGATCGCTGTGTGGAG GACTTTGACCATCACTGCCCTTGGGTCAACAACTGCATCGGGAGGAGGAACTACCGctacttcttcctcttccttttgTCCCTCACCGGTCACATGGTCTGCGTCTTCAGCTTCGGCCTCATGTACATCCTGCACCACATGGACGACCTGTGGAAGCTGCACTGCACCGTCACGTATCCTTCCAGTCCATACTGTTGTTCTATCTACTCTTGTTCATCATGGAGCGCTTTTCCTTCACGGTCTTTTCACAGCTTGGTGGTCATCAGTATATCGGGTCTCTTTCTCCTCCCGGTTCTGGGTCTGACTGGATTTCATCTCTTCCTCGTGTCCAGGGGACGCACCACCAATGAACAA GTAACCGGAAAGTTTCATGGAGGAGTGAATCCGTTTACACGCGGTTGTTGCAACAATCTGGAGTACCTCGTCTGCAGTCCCACCTCACCAAG CTACACAGCCAGGCCTCGTAAGAAGTCCGTGATCCACATCCAGCCTCCCTTCCTGAGACCTGAGATTGACAGGCAGACGTTGGTCAAAGTCACAGACAACGGCAAGCACAGCCaggaccttcaaaataaa CGTTCCTCCGCTGGAGTTGTGGTGGAGCAGTCGGatacaaaacagcagaaaagtCCGCCTCCGCTGCCACCAAAACCTGAACACGGGCTGCTGAAAAGCCACCTGGCATCCATGGAAG AGACGGGACATCACACCAAGTCCATCATTCCCGTGTCCATTCCCACTGTCCCACAGCTGAGACCGGTTCTGGAGGCCATATCCAGAGGATCCTCACCCATTCCTCCAGAGCAG ctgctgaAGCCCTCAGAGCAACAAGGGGACAGCAAAAGTCCAGACCTGAATGGAAGCCCTGTGAGAGGCACGCTGCCCCCCCTCCAGGCCACCAGCACCATCTCGGGCGCCGTGCAGTTCAGCTCTATGACCCTCAACTCCCGTTCACTCAAACATGGCACCGGCAGCGGTCGCCATCACGGCTGCAAATCCCAGTTGCCGTCCGCGCACGCCGATCCCGGTCCCGCCACCCCGAGTCTGCTGGCCAGTCATAGCAGTTACGATAACCTCATGGACCCCCAGTGTGGGGCCCAAAGAGCGGCTCCTACAGTCAGCTTCTTCATGAGCTTGGGTCCTGATGGCGGTGTGGTGCAGAGGCCCCCCGCTCTGGCCTACACACCTCAGGCATACAGCCCCGTCTTCATGGGGGTCACCCGACAATCCCCTCAGCCCAGAGACACCTCCCCTTCTTTGCCGGGTCTCGCCCCCAGAGACCCGTCCCCATCCTTCGCTGTAGGCTACATCCAAAGAGAGCCCCCTTTCGTGGGGTCAGCTCTAGCAATGCGAGACATGAAGACCCACAGTTTGAGCTCCACGCCCCAGAAGTCCACCGCTGCCACCGTCACATCACGGTATGACACCTTTTCCAAAAGCCTCATCTCGTCTATCCATGAGAGGCGTGAGATGGAGGACAGGGAGCGGATGCTGCGTCTGCAGGCCAGATCCCAAGCCCTCTACGGCCCCGACGCGTCCATCTACGACATCCCCTGCAGGAGGAGCCTCCCGCCGGACAACGGCCGACCCCAAGGCGCCCGAGGGCCAACGCCTCCTGCTTACGGCTCCAGGGAGTTCCTCATGAGCACGGGGATCCTGGGTTACGGCCTGAGGACGTCGCCTCTCTCCAGCTCGTCCACGTCGTCTCTGAGCCGAGGTCCCAATAAGACGTCTCCCCTGCAGAGCGGCAGTAGCTGCAGCTTGCAGGGTAAAGCGCGCTCATCCTCGCCGGGCTACTGTCCTCCTGAACGACAAACGTCAACGTGCACTCTGCCTCGTTTACCTTCTTCTACCACCCCCTCCACCATCGCTCCTCCGTATGCTTCCTACGGCACCGCAAAGCGACCGTCACTCGCGGAGGGGAAAGACTCAGTCAGCGTGGGAGTCTTGAAGTAA